In a single window of the Rhodamnia argentea isolate NSW1041297 chromosome 2, ASM2092103v1, whole genome shotgun sequence genome:
- the LOC115737574 gene encoding gibberellin 2-beta-dioxygenase 1-like: protein MLLPSSDNSLPLFDSLTKSVSFRCRFRNKKQAKQSATSMVVPSKPAIEPFSYVGNSMPNSNALYSHQIPLVDLSKPDSKSLIIKACEEFGFFKVVNHGVPLDFISRLEEEAVKFFSLPLVEKEKAGPPDPFGYGNKKIGWGGDVGWVEYLLLTTNPSFNYRKFPSVFSESSERFRSALGDYISAVRDMACEVLESMADGLRIQQRDIFSKLLMDEQSDSFFRLNHYPPCPELEAFDDRNMIGFGEHTDPQIISVLRSNNTSGLQISMKDGTWVSVPPDQNSFFINVGDSLQVMTNGRFRSVRHRVLANSSKSRVSMIYFGGPPLSERIAPLPCLMKGKESLYKEFTWFEYKKAAYNSRLADDRLEHFQRVAAS, encoded by the exons ATGCTCTTACCATCTTCGGacaactctctccctctctttgatTCTCTCACTAAGTCCGTAAGTTTTCGTTGCCGCTTCAGAAACAAGAAGCAAGCGAAACAGAGCGCTACTTCAATGGTTGTCCCGTCCAAACCAGCGATCGAACCGTTCTCCTACGTTGGGAACAGCATGCCCAACAGCAACGCATTATATTCTCACCAAATCCCTCTCGTCGACCTCTCGAAACCGGACTCCAAGAGCCTCATCATCAAGGCCTGCGAGGAGTTCGGCTTCTTTAAGGTCGTCAACCATGGCGTGCCGCTGGATTTCATCTCCAGGTTGGAAGAGGAAGCCGTCAAGTTCTTCTCTTTGCCTCTCGTCGAGAAAGAGAAGGCAGGTCCTCCTGACCCGTTCGGCTATGGCAACAAGAAGATTGGCTGGGGAGGCGATGTGGGTTGGGTCGAGTACCTCCTCCTAACGACCAATCCCAGCTTCAACTACCGCAAGTTCCCATCGGTTTTTAGCGAAAGCTCAGAAAGATTCCG CTCCGCTCTGGGTGATTACATATCAGCGGTGAGGGACATGGCGTGTGAGGTTCTTGAATCGATGGCCGACGGATTGAGGATTCAACAGAGGGATATTTTCAGCAAACTTTTGATGGATGAACAGAGCGACTCTTTTTTCAGGCTCAACCACTATCCTCCATGCCCAGAGCTTGAAGCCTTTGATGATAGGAACATGATTGGATTCGGCGAACACACTGACCCACAAATCATATCCGTTCTCAGATCGAACAACACGTCCGGGCTCCAAATATCCATGAAAGATGGGACTTGGGTCTCTGTTCCGCCTGACCAGAATTCATTCTTCATCAATGTTGGTGACTCCTTACAG GTGATGACCAATGGGCGATTCAGAAGCGTGAGGCACAGAGTTCTGGCGAACAGCTCGAAGTCCAGAGTGTCGATGATATACTTCGGAGGACCACCTTTGAGCGAGAGGATAGCGCCATTGCCGTGCCTCATGAAGGGCAAGGAGAGCCTGTACAAGGAGTTCACATGGTTCGAGTACAAGAAGGCTGCCTACAACTCGAGGTTGGCCGACGACAGGCTCGAGCATTTCCAGAGGGTGGCCGCTTCTTGA